A region of the Myxococcus stipitatus DSM 14675 genome:
AAGCGCTACGCGGCCATGTTCGCGGAGATGCGCGACCTGGGGGTGGTGCCGGTGAGCCTGACGGGCACGTCCGCGGGCTCCATCGCCGCCGCGTTCGCCGCGACGGGCGCCACGCCGAAGCAGATCGAGGACGTGGCCAAGGACCCGCGCCTGGGCAAGCTGTATGACTTCGACCTGGACATGAAGGACGGCGGCCTGCTCAACGGCGAGGCCGCGTACCAGCTCTTCGACCAGAAGCTGCGCGAGCTGACCGGCATCACCGACCGGCCCGTCACCTTCGCCGACCTCAAGGTGCCGCTGCAGCTGGTGGCCGCCAAGGCCTACGACAGCGCGGTGCCCAACGGCGGATTCAAGAGCGCGCAGGACCGCGTCTTCGTCTTCAGCCAGGAGACGACGCCGGACACGCCCGTGGCGCTCGCCATGCGCGCCTCCATGGCCATCCCGGGCGTCTTCGAGCCCGTGCAGATGGTCGACCCCGTCACCGGCCGGCAGATGCACCTGGTGGACGGCGGCACGCTGGACAACATGCCCATGGGCTACAACAAGAACGACCTGCCGCAGATTGGCGCGTCGCTCCAGGGCCGCGGCGGCACGCACCCGTCCAACGGCCAGGCCCAGCCCAAGCCCCTGCCCACCGGCCAGCTCGACACGGACGACGTGCTCTGGAACGGCTTCAACGGCCTGTCCCTGCTCAAGCAGAACGCCACCGAGGCCCAGGACTGGCGCGACAAGGCGAAGCCCGGCGCCAACCAGTTCATGGTCAGCCTGCCGACGTGGAACCTGGACAATCCCAAGCAGGGCAACAGCGTGCTGGGCTTCGGCTACGACGCGAAGGTGGACCCCACCCTGGACAAGCAGACCCGCCAGGTGACGCGCGACTTCCTGCGCGAGTTCATGGACGACATGAAGGTCCCCGGCTCGCGCGGCACCAACATGGTGACGCAGGTGCCCAAGGACCTGCGCTTCAACGAGACGGTGGACATCCGCGGCGAGAAGTTCCAGGTGAGCTACGACGGCGGAGACACCGTCACCGCCACCGCGCCCAATGGCAGACGCACCGAGGTCCGCCTGGGCCAGAAACAAATCGAATCCATCTGGCTGGATGGACAGACGTACCACGACTTCGGCTCGCAGCTGTCTCACGTCCTCAGCGACGTGCGCAGCGTGCGCCCCTCGTGGTTCCCTTTCTGATTTCGGACGGTTCGCGTGGGCGAATCACGCTCGCGCTGAAACATTGAACCCCCAGACACCTTCACGCACCCGGGGCGCCTTGAGGCGCACCCGGGCGCTGTCGTTACGGTGTTTCACGTTCATCCCCCTGGGAGGTTTCGATGCAAGCGGAGCGAGGGCGGGCCTGGGTGCCCTGGCTGGTGACGGTGCTGGTGGTGCTGCTCGCGGGCGGCGTGCTGTATCTGGCGCACCGAGGCTCGGCGCAGGCACAGGCGCAGGCCGAGGAGGCGCGCAAGGCGGCGGACGAGGCCACCGCGCGCACCCGTGACGCGGAGGCGGCGCGCAAGCAGGCGGAGGAGAAGCTGGCGGCGCTGGAGACGGAGCACGCGAAGCTGACCACCGAGAAGCAGCAGCTCACGACGGAGAAGGACCAGCTGTCCCAGACGGTGCAGGAGCAGGAGGCGGAGCTGGCCAAGCTCAAGGCCACCTACGACGACCTCCAGGACAAGATGAAGGCGGAGATCGCCGAGGGCGCCATCAAGCTGTCGCAGGCGCAAGGCCGCATCCAGGTGGACCTGGTGGACAAGGTGCTCTTCGACTCCGGCGACGCGAGCATCAGCAAGCGCGGCCAGGAGGTCCTCAAGCGCCTGGGCGGCGTGCTGGCCAAGGTGGATGACAAGTCCATCCAGGTGTCGGGGCACACGGATGACTCGCCGCCGTCGCAGAAGCTCCAGGCCACCTTCCCCACCAACTGGGAGCTGTCCGTGGCGCGCGCCGTCAACGTGGTGCGCTTCCTCCAGGAGCAGGGCGGCGTGCCGTCCCGCAGGATGATCGCCGCGGGCTACGGCGAGACGCGCCCCATCTCCGCCAACGCCACCCCGCAGGGGCGCGCCCGCAACCGGCGCATCGAGGTCCTCCTCATCCCGGACCTCAAGGCCGCGAAGACTCCGGCGAAGACCGCCCGGAGCCAGCGCTGACGCGAAAGCCGGCTACTTCTTCTTCACGGACTCCAGCATCTTGCGGAAGGCCTTCTCCGAGGCCGCGACCGTCTTCTCCGGGCCGGTCAGCTTGAAGAAGATGGCGCCCTCGGAGCCTTCGACGATGGCGCCCAGCAGGCGGTAGCCGGGCTTCGGGGTGGACGGGCCCATCATGGGCCCGCCGCCCATGTACGTGCCCTTCACGTCCACCGTCGTCACGGGCATCCCGTTGAGCTTCTCCGACTTCGTCTTGGCCACGCCGTCCACCGGCTTGCCGTCCGCCGTCTGGAACTGGCCCAGCCACCGCTTCACGTTGGCGTCCACCGCGCCGCCCTGGCCCGGGCCGAAGTAGAACACCGCCAACTCGCCCCCTTCCGTGTCCCCCTTCGCCGCGGGCAGCTTGTACGTCGCCGCGCGCATCGGCCGAGCCCCCTGCGCCGCCCACTCCGAAGGCGCCGTCCACGTCAGCCCGCCCGCCTCCGGCGCCGCCGTCCCCTGCGCCGCGGACTCCTGCGCCGCGGGCCGCGTCGGACTGTTCGCGGACGCCCCCATCGACATGCACATCACCAGCACACTCAGCAGTCGGTTCATCCGCCCAGCGTAGCGGCGATTGCGTGCTGCGCAGTGTGTCAAAGACAGTCGGTCCCACCGAGCCATACGCCGATGCATGACTGACACGACGCGTCAAGTCCCATCGCTTTCGGCCAACCCTCGGACGTGGTACGCCACCCGACTGTCACCTAGTCCTGTAGTCCAATCTTGGACTCGGAGGGGGTTGTATCCATGAGAAAGGCGTTGTTCCTCGGGGCCCTAGCCTTGGGCGCGGTAGCGTGTGATCCAGACATCAAGCAGGACCCGGCGCCGGGCGCGGCCGACGTGGGACTGGCGGAGTTCGACCCGTCCGCGACGCCTGCCATCGTCCCCTCTCCGAACGACCTGGCCATCGGGAAGCTCCCGGATGGCACCAACATCGTCCAGGCGCCCATCAACCCCAGCGCGCCCGCCGCGGAGCAGGAGTTCACGCGTGAGTATCTCAACACGCTGAACGGCTTCCCCACGTCGGTCATCGCGACGACGCTGGTGAAGGACCTGGACCCGGCGACGGTCAACGCCGACACGGTGAAGTTCATCGACGTGTACGAAGACGTGCCGGTGCTGGCGCGTCCGGCCACGCCGCGCTTCGGCTATCGCGAGGAGACGGGCCACATCACCGTCATCCCCCCGCAGCCGCAGGGCTGGCCCAAGGGCGGCCGCTACGCGGTGGCCATCATCGGCGGCGCGAACGGCGTGAAGACGAAGTCGGGCAAGCCCGTCATCGCCTCCGCCACGTGGGCCTTCGCCAGCTCGCGCAACCCGCTGGTCACCTGTGACGACCTGACGGCGTCCAACTGCGCGCCGACCACGGAGCTCATCCCGTCCATCAAGACGGACCCGGCCGAGCGCCTCGCGGACCAGACCCGCAGCGCGCTGCGCCTGGAGCAGCTGCGCCGCGGCTACTCGCCCATCCTGGACAAGATGGCCGCGAAGTTCAGCGTCAACCGCGACGACATCGTGGTGGCGTGGACCTTCACCATCATGAGCCGGCCGGAGGCGACGTTCGACATCACGAGCGAGACGCGCATCGTCCCGTTCCCCAACGACCTGCTGCGCGACGCGAAGGCGGGCAAGCTGACCCTGCCGGTTCCGCCCGAGCCGCCCCTGCTGCGCAACTTCATCTCCGACCTGAACAACAACGTGGACGGCTGGTCCACGACGGCGCCCATCATCACGGAGAACAGCGCCACCCGCGGCGTCATCGACAATGACCTCCAGCTGGACATGAACACCGTCCGGTTGGGCAAGGAGCTCCTGTTCCTCAAGCTCACGCCCGGCGGCGCCCAGCCCCAGGTCAAGGTCTGCCTCAACTGCGCGTCCAGCCCGAAGGCGGACGGCACGCCGGCGACCAACGCGCCCCAGCAGCTCCAGATCGTCCCCGAGCTCCCGCTGGACCCGGGCTCCCAGTACGCCGTGGTCCTGCTGCGTGGCCCCAAGGAGCTCAAGAACGCGCAGCCCGTGTTCCCCACGGCCAGCCAGGCCCTGCTGCGCCTGAAGAACCCGGTCTTCGCCAACGGCAAGAGCCAGGTCTCCGCGGTGCCCGACACCAGCGCGCCCACGCTCGAGGCCGCCCGCGCGGCCATGGCGCCTCTCTACGACATGCTCGAGGCCCGGCTGAACATCAAGCGCCAGGACGTGCTGATGGCGTGGACCTTCACCACCCAGAGCACGCGCACCAAGCTGGCCCAGCTCAACGCCGCGCCCGCCGCCAGCGACACCTCCGACAAGCCGCTGTACCTGGTGGACCAGACCACCAACCTCGCCGCGCTCATGACGGCCAACGGCCTGGATGGCACGCACATCGGCCACTGGCTGGTGGGCGGCTACAAGTCGCCCTTCTACCTGGATGACGCGACGGGCGCGTACAACTCGGCCCGCGCCAAGCACGAGGACCACATCCCGTTCTGGATGTTCCTGCCCTCGCAGGCGCCGGACGCGAATGGCTACAAGACCGTCGTCTTCGGACACGGCCTGACGGGCAACCGCACCAACGTGCTCGCCATCGCCAACAAGCTCAACGAGGCGGGCTACGCGGTCGTCGCCATCGACACCGTCTACCACGGCGAGCGCACGAGCTGCGCGGGCATCACCCCGCAGTCCGGCCTGGGCGCCATCGACTCTCCGGACAAGGCCTGCGCCACGGGCAGCACCTGCGACGTGACGCCCAACAGCGCCACCTTCGGCCGCTGCGTGGCTCCGGCCGCCGCCAACGCCTGTGACCCGGCTGGCAACGGTGACCTGACCTGTAGCGCCGCGGGTCAAGGCGTGTGCCTCGACACCGGCAAGTGCGAGGGTGGCGATTTCCGTCGTGGCACGACCGGCGCTCCGGTTGTCTCCGGCTGGAACTTCCTCAACCTGGGCAGCCTGGGCGCGACGCGCGACAACTTCCGCCACCACGTGGTGGACTTCGCGCAGCTCACCCGCGTGCTGGCCAGCGACGACCTGCGCACGCGCATCGGCGCCATCGCCGGTGGCCGCACCATCAACGCCGCCACGGTGGACTACGTGGGCCAGAGCCTGGGTGGCATGCAGGGCGTCCTGTCCGCGTCCGTCTCCGAGCGCACCCGCCGCACCGCGCTCAACGTCCCGGGTGGCGACCTGGTGGACATCCTCCTGACCGCGCAGGACCCGACCCTCTCCGCTCAGCGCGCGGGCTTCATGCAGCTGCTGGGCAGCCTGGGCCGCGCTCCTGGCACGCCGGGCTTCGACGAGTTCATCGTCCTGGCTCGCACCGCGCTGGATGGCGCCGCCGCGCGCAACTACGGCTGGTACCTGGAGAACTCCGACAAGGCCCCGGCCGAGCGCGACGCGTTCATCCAGTACATCAAGGGCGACATGGTGATTCCGAACCCTGTCACCGAGGGCCTCATCGCCTCCGCGAACCGCAACAGCACGAAGACGGTGCAGAGCTACATGGTGACCATCGACCCGCTGCCGGCCGAGTACCGCCATGCGTTCCTGCTCATCAGCGTCCCGCCCGCGCATCCGCAGTACGCGTTCATGAAGAGCGTGCGTGACACGGCGCAAGACCAGGTCGTCTCGTTCCTCAAGACGGGCACCGCTGTCGCTCCGTAACCGAACGGCCAGGACTCAAGGGAATGACTCACATGAAGAAGACACTCTCCCTCGTAGCGCTGCTGGCCGCGGGTTCGTCCCAGGCGGCGGGCTTCCAGATCAACACGCACAGCGCCCGCTCCACGGGCATGGGCAACGCGGCGGCCGCGTGGCTGGAGGACTCCTCCGCCATCTACTCGAACGCCGCGAACATCCTCGGTGTGAACAAGCTGGACGTGACGGTGGGCGACACCGGCATCCTCCCCGGCATCAAGTTCACCCCGGTGGGCGGCGCCGAGCAGGGCCAGAAGACGACGCTGTCGCCTCCGCCGCACCTGTTCATCGCCTACAAGCCCTTCGACAAGTTCGCGGTGGGCCTGGGCGTGTACACGCCGTTCGGCGCGAACAGCCGCTGGGTGGATGACTTCGTGGGCCGCTTCAAGGCCCAGGAGTCGGCCATGGCCATCTACAACATCAACCCCACCGCCGCGTACCAGCTCCACGAGCGGTTCCGCATCGGTGGCGGTGTGAACATCTACCGCGGCACGCTGGAGCTCAAGCGCGCGCTGGGCTTCGTCGAGAGCGAAGGCCAGGTGCACCTGGGCGGCTCCTCCTGGGGCGTCGGCTACAACGTCGGCGTGCAGGCCATCGTGGTGCCCAAGCTCGTCACCATGGGCCTGCACTACCGCAGCTCCGCGGACCTGACCTTCAAGGGCAACGCGGACTTCCAGAACGTGCCCGCGGAGTTCCAGGCGCGTCTGCCGGACGGCCGCGTGGAGGGTGACGTCACCCTGCCCGCGACGGTGGCGTGGGGTCTTGCCTTCACCCCGATGGACAACCTGACGCTGGCGTTCGACGCCAACTGGGTGGACTGGTCCTCGTTCCAGGAGCTCGCCATCGAGTTCCCGGACAACCCGGCCATCAACAACCCCCTGCCCAAGCGCTGGCGCGCGAAGTGGAACTACCACCTGGGCGGTGAGTACGGCGTGACGCCGAACCTCCAGGTTCGCGCCGGCCTCATCTACGACCCGGCTCCGGGTCCGCACGGCACGCTGACGCCGGACCTCCCGGACGCGGACCGCTTCGGCGTCTCCGTGGGCGCGGGCTACCGCTGGAACTCGCTGCGCGCGGACTTCGGCTACCAGTTCGTCTCGCTGGCCGACAACGCGAGCTACGCGCCGGGCATCTCCGGCACGTACAACGGCTCCGCGCACGTGTTCGGCCTGACGCTGGGCTACTCGATGTAATCCGCTGACACCTCCGGCCCCGCACTCCTGCGGGGCCGCCGAGGTCCCACGCCCGGGTCTCCCCTCGAGGGGGCCCGGGCGTTGTCATTCCGGGAGCAGGCTTCAGACGCGCAGGTCTCCGTCGTGCAGCACGCGGCCGGAGGCCAGCACCCGCGCCGAGCGCTGCAGCCGCTCCGTGCCCATGCGCATCAGCTGGCCCTTGAGGCCGGGCTGGCTGAGCAGGTGCCGCTCGAAGGCGTCGCGAGGCAGCCGCAGCACCACGCCCTTCACGTCCGCGCGCACCGTGGCGGACACCGGCTTGTCGAGCAGCAGGGAGATTTCGCCGAACACGTCCCCCTCGCGCAGCTCCACCAGCGCCATGCGCCGTCCATCCGGGTGCTCCAGCCACGGAGTGCACTTGCCTCGCAGCAGCACGTAGAACGCGTCCCCGCGCTGGCCCTGCGCCAGCAGCACCTCGTCGGGCGCGACGGCGCGCAGGTGGAAGTCGCGGGAGAGGGCCGCCTTCTGCTCCGGCGTGAGGCGGCTGAGCAGCGGGTTGGAGCGCAGCAGGTTGTCCACCAGGCGCCGCCGGTAGAAGTCCTCCAGCACCTGCCCCACCCGGGGCTGCCGCGCCTTCACCGACTCCAGCCCCGCGCGCGTCAGCTCCAGCAACACCGCGCGCTCGGCGGTGACGACGCTCGCGAGCCGAGGGCCCTCCGACACCAGCGCCAGCTCCCCGAAGCAGTCTCCGGGAGACACCGTGCCCACCACGCCCCGCGTCCCATCCTCCAGCGCCCGCGCCACCTCCGCGCGCCCCTCCACCAGCGCGAACATGGACGCCCCGGGCTCACCCTCCTCCACCACCGACTTGCCCGGCGCGAAGACCCGCGCCGACAGCACCTCCACCAGCGCGACGAAGTCCTCCCGCCCCAGTCGGGAGAAGAGCGGCACCGGCCCCTCCGACGAGG
Encoded here:
- a CDS encoding patatin-like phospholipase family protein, with product MSIKSLPSSTSSAAARRTPESKPTQQAEANKPSLLERMGEGVRHVASEANRLVDRFEAKLPKLSQLGLPSLGGAKDTPWAGITLTGKPLQIPLGKLLDVNLDDLRKVLERVVPPKIDDKQGKQLAAQTQGFRDTLGQVRSLAAQLEMLPASHPRHAQVKAALEKAEGELTRTTGYTRATAPRPGSLWMDPQFLAKELPNGQLHASKFPTGTPVTKPPSAMSVVAGNDAAKAAEYTASVAQNRAAAGMPVKGGEPMGVHLSLEGGGGKGKRYAAMFAEMRDLGVVPVSLTGTSAGSIAAAFAATGATPKQIEDVAKDPRLGKLYDFDLDMKDGGLLNGEAAYQLFDQKLRELTGITDRPVTFADLKVPLQLVAAKAYDSAVPNGGFKSAQDRVFVFSQETTPDTPVALAMRASMAIPGVFEPVQMVDPVTGRQMHLVDGGTLDNMPMGYNKNDLPQIGASLQGRGGTHPSNGQAQPKPLPTGQLDTDDVLWNGFNGLSLLKQNATEAQDWRDKAKPGANQFMVSLPTWNLDNPKQGNSVLGFGYDAKVDPTLDKQTRQVTRDFLREFMDDMKVPGSRGTNMVTQVPKDLRFNETVDIRGEKFQVSYDGGDTVTATAPNGRRTEVRLGQKQIESIWLDGQTYHDFGSQLSHVLSDVRSVRPSWFPF
- a CDS encoding OmpA/MotB family protein; its protein translation is MQAERGRAWVPWLVTVLVVLLAGGVLYLAHRGSAQAQAQAEEARKAADEATARTRDAEAARKQAEEKLAALETEHAKLTTEKQQLTTEKDQLSQTVQEQEAELAKLKATYDDLQDKMKAEIAEGAIKLSQAQGRIQVDLVDKVLFDSGDASISKRGQEVLKRLGGVLAKVDDKSIQVSGHTDDSPPSQKLQATFPTNWELSVARAVNVVRFLQEQGGVPSRRMIAAGYGETRPISANATPQGRARNRRIEVLLIPDLKAAKTPAKTARSQR
- a CDS encoding lipoprotein — encoded protein: MRKALFLGALALGAVACDPDIKQDPAPGAADVGLAEFDPSATPAIVPSPNDLAIGKLPDGTNIVQAPINPSAPAAEQEFTREYLNTLNGFPTSVIATTLVKDLDPATVNADTVKFIDVYEDVPVLARPATPRFGYREETGHITVIPPQPQGWPKGGRYAVAIIGGANGVKTKSGKPVIASATWAFASSRNPLVTCDDLTASNCAPTTELIPSIKTDPAERLADQTRSALRLEQLRRGYSPILDKMAAKFSVNRDDIVVAWTFTIMSRPEATFDITSETRIVPFPNDLLRDAKAGKLTLPVPPEPPLLRNFISDLNNNVDGWSTTAPIITENSATRGVIDNDLQLDMNTVRLGKELLFLKLTPGGAQPQVKVCLNCASSPKADGTPATNAPQQLQIVPELPLDPGSQYAVVLLRGPKELKNAQPVFPTASQALLRLKNPVFANGKSQVSAVPDTSAPTLEAARAAMAPLYDMLEARLNIKRQDVLMAWTFTTQSTRTKLAQLNAAPAASDTSDKPLYLVDQTTNLAALMTANGLDGTHIGHWLVGGYKSPFYLDDATGAYNSARAKHEDHIPFWMFLPSQAPDANGYKTVVFGHGLTGNRTNVLAIANKLNEAGYAVVAIDTVYHGERTSCAGITPQSGLGAIDSPDKACATGSTCDVTPNSATFGRCVAPAAANACDPAGNGDLTCSAAGQGVCLDTGKCEGGDFRRGTTGAPVVSGWNFLNLGSLGATRDNFRHHVVDFAQLTRVLASDDLRTRIGAIAGGRTINAATVDYVGQSLGGMQGVLSASVSERTRRTALNVPGGDLVDILLTAQDPTLSAQRAGFMQLLGSLGRAPGTPGFDEFIVLARTALDGAAARNYGWYLENSDKAPAERDAFIQYIKGDMVIPNPVTEGLIASANRNSTKTVQSYMVTIDPLPAEYRHAFLLISVPPAHPQYAFMKSVRDTAQDQVVSFLKTGTAVAP
- a CDS encoding OmpP1/FadL family transporter; the protein is MKKTLSLVALLAAGSSQAAGFQINTHSARSTGMGNAAAAWLEDSSAIYSNAANILGVNKLDVTVGDTGILPGIKFTPVGGAEQGQKTTLSPPPHLFIAYKPFDKFAVGLGVYTPFGANSRWVDDFVGRFKAQESAMAIYNINPTAAYQLHERFRIGGGVNIYRGTLELKRALGFVESEGQVHLGGSSWGVGYNVGVQAIVVPKLVTMGLHYRSSADLTFKGNADFQNVPAEFQARLPDGRVEGDVTLPATVAWGLAFTPMDNLTLAFDANWVDWSSFQELAIEFPDNPAINNPLPKRWRAKWNYHLGGEYGVTPNLQVRAGLIYDPAPGPHGTLTPDLPDADRFGVSVGAGYRWNSLRADFGYQFVSLADNASYAPGISGTYNGSAHVFGLTLGYSM
- a CDS encoding cyclic nucleotide-binding domain-containing protein, with the protein product MMDMRVVGRERARQLARQGRLEDALAEYRNLLQAHPEDADACQRVAELLEELGRKGESSAAYALASSAWAKEGNLLRAVTACVALGRVGAPSEARARCTRALAERFALSLEPTSSEGPVPLFSRLGREDFVALVEVLSARVFAPGKSVVEEGEPGASMFALVEGRAEVARALEDGTRGVVGTVSPGDCFGELALVSEGPRLASVVTAERAVLLELTRAGLESVKARQPRVGQVLEDFYRRRLVDNLLRSNPLLSRLTPEQKAALSRDFHLRAVAPDEVLLAQGQRGDAFYVLLRGKCTPWLEHPDGRRMALVELREGDVFGEISLLLDKPVSATVRADVKGVVLRLPRDAFERHLLSQPGLKGQLMRMGTERLQRSARVLASGRVLHDGDLRV